The proteins below come from a single Arthrobacter sp. B1I2 genomic window:
- a CDS encoding pyruvate, water dikinase regulatory protein: protein MTTAALRPVYFLSDSTGITAETLGNTLLTQFPVDNFDRVTIPFITTAEQARSVVRTIDGLAAAGPRPLVFSTAVSSEIRQILAGCNGVIVDLIGTHVGVLEQALGTPASGEPGRAHGLGNAARYQSRMAAVEYAMEHDDGQSLRALEKAQVILVAPSRCGKTPTTMYLALQHGIFAANFPLVDEDFQRDGLPKPLQPFVSKCFGLSSNPLRLSQIRTERRPSSPYASLRQCGFELRSAEQLYVSHRIPYLNSATVSVEEMAATILQRMNLKH from the coding sequence ATGACCACTGCTGCTCTACGGCCTGTCTACTTTCTGTCGGACAGTACCGGCATCACCGCGGAAACGCTCGGCAATACCCTGCTGACCCAGTTCCCCGTGGACAATTTTGACCGCGTCACCATCCCTTTCATCACCACCGCCGAACAGGCGCGGTCCGTTGTCCGGACCATCGACGGCCTGGCCGCCGCCGGGCCCCGCCCCCTGGTCTTTTCCACCGCAGTCAGCAGCGAGATACGTCAGATCCTGGCCGGCTGCAACGGCGTCATCGTGGATCTGATCGGCACCCATGTGGGCGTGCTGGAACAGGCATTGGGCACGCCGGCCAGCGGCGAACCCGGCAGGGCCCATGGGCTGGGAAACGCCGCGCGCTACCAGTCCCGGATGGCCGCCGTCGAATATGCCATGGAGCACGACGACGGCCAGAGCCTGCGTGCCCTGGAAAAGGCCCAGGTGATCCTGGTGGCCCCGTCCCGCTGCGGCAAGACCCCCACCACCATGTACCTGGCGCTGCAGCACGGGATCTTCGCGGCAAACTTTCCCCTGGTGGACGAGGACTTCCAGCGGGACGGGCTGCCCAAGCCGCTGCAGCCTTTCGTGTCGAAGTGTTTCGGCCTGTCCTCCAACCCGCTGCGCCTGAGCCAGATCCGAACGGAACGGCGCCCCAGTTCGCCCTATGCGTCCCTGCGGCAGTGCGGCTTTGAACTGCGCAGCGCCGAACAGCTCTACGTTTCCCACCGGATCCCGTACCTGAACTCCGCCACCGTCTCCGTGGAGGAAATGGCGGCCACCATCCTTCAGCGAATGAACCTCAAACAT